The DNA region TGGACTGGGGCTTGCGGCCCAGGCCTTCCGAAACCTGAATTCCAGAGCTGCGGAACTTGCCTTTGGGCGACGCGAACTGCAGCTCCTCAAGATCTTTTGTGTTGACTTTGCGCATAGCCGGATGGTTCTGCCCGATAGCGGCGGACCATTCTGGGCATAATCGGCCTATGTTAGGAGAGAAGGATGCGATCGCTACGATCGCTGTTAAAGATCTTAAGACGGCCGCGCAGTTCTATGGAGAGACCCTTGGTCTGAAGAATGAAGGCGGCGACCAGACCGCCGCCATTATGTACACCAGCGGAAACACCAAGGTGCTCGTCTATCAGTCGGAGTTCGCGGGATCCAACAAGGCGACCGCCGCCAATTGGACGGTGGGAGCCGACCTGAAATCGGTCGTGGAGGGCCTTGCGAAAAAAGGCGTCAAGTTCGAGCACTACGACATGCCGGGCGTCACACGTGAAGGGGACATCCACACCGCGGGCGGCCAAAAAATCGCGTGGTTTAAGGATCCCGACGGCAACATTCTAGCGCTGCTTGGCTAAAGGAGGCCAACGCTCATGAAATTTGTTTTTATCGCCGCGCGCTTGCTGCTCGGCCTGATATTTTTCGTTTTCGGCCTGAACGGGTTTCTGTTCTTCATTCCGGCGCCGGCGCACATCCCCGGCGCGGCCGGAGCTTTTTCCGGAGCCATGTTTACGTCACACTTCATGTGGTTTACATCCGGCGTTCAACTGATCTGCGGCGTCATGCTGCTCACCAATCAGTACGTTCCGCTGGCGCTGGTCATGTTGGGAGCGGTGCTCTCGAACATCCTTGCTTTCCACATAACAATGCTCCCGGGCGGGCTCCCGCTGGCCCTTGTTACAACTGCAATCTGGGTGGTGGCATGCTGGCCGCTGCGTTCGTACTTTGCGCCGCTGTTTGCTCGAACCGTCCCGCAACAGGAGGTACGTTAATGGAACTTCAGCCGTATATTTTTTTCTACGGACGCTGCGCCGAAGCGCTCGAATTTTACAAGAAAGCCTTGGGCGGAACGTACGAGTCGTCGCTCGTGAAAGACTCGCCGATGCGCGATCAGATGCCGCCGGGCTCCGACGAGCGGGTGATGCATGCGACGTTCTCAGGCAAGGGTCTGACCTTTATGGCTTCGGACGGCAACCAAACCAAGCCGGTCGATCCCGAAGCCGGAAATATCGCGCTGTCGCTCGGAACTACCGACGCGGCCGAGGGCGAGCGCATCTTCAACGCGCTCAGCGAAGACGGCGACGTCAAGATGCCGATAGCGGAGGCGTTCTGGGGCGGCAAATTCGGAATCGTTGTCGATAAATTCGGCACCGAGTGGATGCTGACGCTCCCGTGACGCCTATTTCCGCTGCTGGTACGCTTTCACTAAGGCCTTGAGATCCGCGATGTGCTGCTGAATTAGGTCACTACGGGCAAGGGCTACTTCCATAGGATAGATGGATCCATACATGCCCTGCTTATCGCTTGCGGGATAGAGCGCTTCGACATATGCGTCGGTGTATGCCGCCCAAGCTTTCTGAGAAGCTGCAACCTTTGCAGCCGCTCCCGGCTCTTTTGCGGCGAGGGACACGAGCTTGTTATAGATTGAATTCATCTGCATCGCGCGCAAGGCCGCTTCATTGCCTGCGCACATGTTCATGGCCAACTGCGTCTTCGCAGTCCGCATGCATGCCTTGAACTGGGCCGAGCCTTGGGCTGCGGCCGGGGCGACCGCCACGACAATCCAAAGCAGAGCGAATGGAATAAGTGCTCGGAGTTTCATCATTACCTCCGTTTGTTATCTTACCATTGTATGCAGCTCGACCACCAGGCCATCGGTCGTGACGGTAATTGCGCCGGTGAAACAAAAAATCGGAGCCACCCCTAGATGCCAATATGATACTGGCCCGAACGTCCGTGGCCGGCGCGGCTGCAGTGCTCGTGGTGCTTCTCACAACCACTGCGCTGGTTGGCTCATCTACCGACGAGCGCGTTATCAAAGCTCCGACGTCGGATGGACAGATATTCATCGAAAAGATCGTGCAAGTTAGCGCCCAGCGACCTCAAAATCAACACGCCGAAGTCTTTATCGCCCAGAGTCCCAAGAACGGCAACGATTTGCTGGCATGTTCCATAACGCTGGATAGGCGTAAGCCTGATCCGTTTACCGGAGAACGGGATGCGGTTTACGTATCGCGTGACGCGGGCAGGCATTGGCAATTCGGCATGGAGATCGGACCGGCGAGCGATCCGAGCTGTGCGTTCGGACAATCGGGTGAGGCCTATTTTCTTGCGACCATGTTGCCACCAAGCACGAATAAGATCTTTCGCTCGAAGGACCTTCGCAACTGGACTTTGTGGCAGACGACGCCGTTTCTCGATCGCGCCACGCTTCTCACTCCTCCAGAAAACGGTGAAATCGCCATGAGCGGTGACGCGCCTGAAAGTACGATCGGCAGGATCGCCGGCGGGGCTTCTCTGTGGCAAGCAGTAGGCAACGGGAAGCTTACGATAAGCAACTTCGCGCCCGACGTTCACAAGCTCGTGTCGATCAACACCGGCGGCTATAGGAATTTCCAAACGTTTGGCACGGTTGGGTACACGCGGCTGCCGCTACCAGAAAGCTTGCGACGTCTTCGAAACTTGAGCGACAATCAGCCTGGAATTCCCAATGCAGAGCTGATCTATACGTCATTGAGTCTGACGGATGGAACCGTTACCAGCCGAAGCCGTATTGCCTCCGACTATGATATAGACGATCGCGCTTTTTCATGCTACCCGTCGGCAGCATTTGATAGATCGCGTTCCCGCTTCGCAGGGACGATCTATGTGGCTTGGTGTGATTTTCGCCTCGGACATTCGAGTATCTTGATCGCGCACAGCTCGGATGGCCGCCGCTGGAGCACGCCGCTTATTCTGGACGATCCGACAACCGGCCGTTATGGCGCCGGCGCATTCGAGCCGACAGTCGCAGTGAACAACCGCGGGGTCGTCGCAGTGTTTTGGTACGATCGCCAACAGCATCCCGCCGGTCAGGGTTGGGACATCGCCTTTCGCGCATCTACCGATGGGGGCGCATCTTGGATTCCGACTCGTCGTGTCTCGGGTGCAGAAACAACTTGGACCGCCGATCGAGTGAGCCAAGACAATCTCTCGATCAACATTAATGGCAAATACAGATTGAGCGCGTCGCTGGGCTTCCATTCATTTGCCATGAACGCGGGAGACTTTTCCGGAATGTTTGCCGATCCGGCAGGTGGGTTCCATCCAATCTGGGTCGACAATCATACAAATGCCGTGCCGCAAGTGTGGACGACGAGAGTAACCGTAAAGCCGGCATTGCGCACAACGGACCCGGCGCCTTCGCCCGTGTTGTTCTTTCCCGTTCAAAACCAATTACCGGCTCAAGCGGCCTTTACGCCGCCGCTTAGACGTTTGCTCCCCGCGCGATCCAACGCGACAGACGTGAGCAGGTTTGTAGACTTTGATGCGCGTGACTTATGGTTCGATAAACCGCACCACGACCTTGGGTTTTCGTTGGTCATACGCAATACGGCCAAGAGCGCCTTGCCTTGTCCGCTGTATTTCAAAGCAACCTTGGCGCCGACCGGACGATCGGGGCTGCCGATCGCCGATGCGATGCCGTTAAATACTACTGCCTATCTCGACAAGAGCCAGCCGGTTTGGCAGATTCCGGGTTGTACGACATCGCTTGGGCCTGGAGCTGAGCTCTTGCTTCCGATAAGGGTGCGTGTCGAGAATCTGCGGATTCCCTCAATTGCTAGTTCGTGGCTGCGAAGGCTCAATTATGTGGTCCCGGAGAACGTTCTTGAGTGGTCGCAATTACAAGTATTAAGTGACGCGTCCGCCGCATCCCACGGTCTACGAAACTAGCATCGGCGTTACCGTGACACCATCGTATGCAGCTCGACCGCCAGGCCATCGGTCGTGACCGTAACTGCGCCGTTCGCATCCGTGCGATAAACCTGCGCGCCGAGGCGTTGCAGCGTTTCAAGCGTCTGGGGCGCCGGGTGGCCGAACATATTGTGCCGGCCCACGGATATGATCGCGTAACGTGGATGAACGGCCGCGATGAACGCGGGCGTGCTGCCGTAGGCGGATCCATGATGTCCGACCTTCAGAACCGTCGATCGTAACCCCACGCCTTCGCTTAAGAATCGCTGCTCTGCTTCGGCGCCGGCGTCGCCCGTGAAAAGCATGCGGAACGAGCGGTATTGCAAGATGAAGGCGAGCGAGTTGTTATTAATGTCGTTGCGTGTTCCAACCAACATTGGAAGGGATGGGCCGATAAAGGTCAGCGTGACGCCGTCACTCGTCTGCCAAACCGCGCCGGCGCGCGGATAGACGAGCGGCACATGTTCGCCGCGCGCGAGTGCGAGAGCGTCGTTATACGCGAAACCGGGATAGCGCTGCCCGCTATCGGCAAATTCGGTAACGCGAAGGGCGCGAAGTACGGGCACAACGCCGCCGGCATGATCACCATGTGGGTGCGACAAGATGATTGCGTCAATTGTGCGTACGCCTTCGCGGCGGAGAAACGGGACCACGATTCGTTCGCCGACTCGTTCCGCTGAGGATTCGGCTCCCCGTCCTTGCTCCAAACGGCCGCCCGCGTCCACCAGCAATGCATGACCGAGCGGCGTGCGGATTACGATCGCATCGGCCTGCCCAACGTCGAGCACGGTGATGCGCAAGCGGTAATCGTTTGCGCGTGGCGGCCACGCGACCAAGATCGCGCCGAAAAGAAAAAGTGCCGGCGCCGCGGTCCGAGACTCTTTCTTCCAAAGAAGAACGGCTGCGACCAAGAGACAGTCATAGACCGCAATGCTCCACGGCGGCGGCGGCATGGCTGCCAGCGACGCGCCCGGCAACGACGCGATCGAGTGAACGACGGCGACGATCCAGGCTAACAGCCAACCATTGAGATTGGCGGCGGCTTGCGCGAGCGGCGGCAGCGGCGCGAATGCGAGTTGCAGCGCTCCCAGGATCATCGTTGCGCCGACGCACGGTACGACGGCCGCATTTGCAAATACGGCATATGGCGCGAAGAACAAAAAGATCGAGGCGGTCAGCGGCCACGTGCCGAGTTGCGTCGCCAGCGTTAACGCAAGCGCTTCGCGCAGACGAGCCGGCAACGCCGAGCATCGCTCGAGTTGGGCGTCGATCGAATCCGCGCAGAGCAGAATCGCGCCCACGCACGAAAACGACAGCGCGAACGAAGCGCTCGAAATCGCCTGCGGATCCATAAGCGCTATCGCCAGCAGCGCCCCGCCGTACATGCTCCAGGCGCGCGCCGCGCGACCGAAACCGTACGCCGTCAAGGCGACCGAGATCATCGTCGCCGCGCGCAGCGCCGGCAGATGCGCGCCGCTAAAAACCGCGTAACTCCAGATCGCGGCGATCGCAAGTCCACAGGCGAGCCCGCGCGGGACGGTGGACGCGCGCAGCAGAGCCAAAACCAATGCGGCGACGACTCCCAGATGCAAACCCGCCGTCACGAGCACGTGCACCGTCCCGGTCTCTTGAAATTCGCTGCGCAGTTCCGGCGGCAGCGACGCGCGTTCGCCCCACAGTTCGCCCGCCAGAATTGTCGCCGACGGCTCCGGCAGGCGCAAACGCAACTGCTCGAGCGCCCAGGCGTGCGCACGTGCGAGAACGAGATCCAAACTCAACGGCCCGTCCGGCAGCATCCGCAGGACGCGCGCGCCGCTGACGCGTGCTGAAATACCGCGCTCCAGTTGAATCGCCCGTTCGTCCGGTTCGCCCGGATTGCGCGGCGCATCGAACGCTTCGATCCGTCCGCGCACGAGTATGCGCGTTCCGGCCCGCGGCACGGCGCCGCGACTCGAGACGGCAAGCTTTACGCCGTCATCCGTTGCGCAGGTGTAGGAAGCGTTTCCGTTTTCGACCGCGGCGTCGCTCAGAATCGTGCACGCGAGGCGCGCCGTGTGTTCTTTAAAGGAAGGAGCCGGTAACGCGGCATGCCAGAGTGCGCTTGCGCCGCCCGCGACCAGGGCGAGTGCGGCGGCCGCGCGAAGCCGCCCAAGCTCCGCACGAGTCATCGCAAGCCAGACGCACAACGCGACGCTCGCGCAGAGTACCAAGAGGCGCACATCGGATCCAAGGGGTTGTGTGGCCGCTGCCCCAAGGGCAGCTGCGGCGCCCAGGAGCAGCAGCGGGGAGCGTGCCACATAACGCAACTGCGACGAGCGGCAAAGAATTAAAGGAGCTTGCATGCGCATCATGGTCACCGGCGGGGCCGGATTCATCGGCTCGCACGTCGCCGACGCGTACTTGGCCGCCGGCCACGAAGTGCTGGTGCTCGACGCGCTGTGGGAACACGGCGGCGGACGCCGCCAAAACGTGCCGCAGCGCGCGCTCTTCGTACACATGGACATCCGCGACGAAGGCCTCACGCGTATCTTTCAAGAGTTTAAACCGGACGTCGTCAGCCACCACGCGGCTCAAGCCAGCGTCGCGATCGGCTCGCGCGATCCGATCTACGACGCGCAAGTGAACGTCGTGGGTTTGCTCAACGTCTTGGAAAACTCGGTCCGAAACGGAGTACAGAAGATCATCTATGCGTCCAGCGGCGCGACCTTCGGCACGCCGGAGCGTCTGCCGATGAACGAGCGCACGCCGCAGCATCCCGAGTCGCCGTACGGCATCACGAAAATGGTCGGCGAACACTACCTGCGTTTCTATCAGAAGGAGCGCGGGCTGGACTTTACCTCGCTGCGCTACGGAAATGTCTATGGACCGCGCCAAGATCCGAACGGCGAAGCCGGCGTAATTGCGATTTTCATCGCGAAGTTCTTGACGAAACAGGAAGTGCGCATCGACTGGGACGGCGATCAAACGCGCGACTATGTCTACGTGCGCGACGTTGCGGACATTAATCTCGCCGCACTCGAAGGAGGCTCCGGCGGGATGTACTGCGTTGGGACGAACCACCGCACCAGCGTCAACGACATTTACAAGACGCTGTGCAAAGTGTCGGGATTTGAGCCGCCGGTCGTGCACGCGCCCAAACGGCCGGGCGACGCGCGTGACGCACAGTTCGATTGCGCATTAGCCAAAAAAGAACTAGGGTGGGTGCCGCGCGTGCAGCTGCGCGACGGAATCAGTGAGACCTACGAGTTCTTTAAGGATGCGCTGCCGGTAGCGCGGTGAAGCTTCCGCTCGCGCTGGTGCGCGCGGCTACTCCGTTGTTCGTGTGGGCGTCGTCCGTTCGGCGGCGCGTGCTGCCGCCGCAGTTCGCTATCCTGGAACTGGCAACCGGAATATGGCCCGCACTCGCCCTGCGTGCGATAGTGAAAGTGGGCATTCCGGATCGCCTTGCACGCGGCGCGGCGACTCCCGCGGAGCTCGCGCGCGATCTCGGGTTGCACGAAGGCAGCGTGCGGCGCATCCTAAAGTTGTTGTCCGGCTACGACATCGTGCGCGAGTTGCGCGACGGACGTTTTGAGTTGACGCGAATCGGACGCTACGCTGCGAGCCGGACGCCGGGAAACGTCGCGGATTTTGTGCGCTACGTCGGCGAGCCGTGGCATTTAGGACCCTGGGGACGGCTGGAAGAAACGCTGCGCACCGGCATGCCGGCGTTTGAGATCGTGCACGGCAGCGGATTCTTTGAATATGCAAGCGCGCATCCCGAAATGGGCGAGCTCTTCGACAACGCGATGGCGTCCGTTGCGCCGCTGCACGCGCAAGCCGTGGCCGACGCCTACGATTTTTCGCACGCGTCGCCCATCGCCGACATCGGCGGCGGCTCCGGATTGGTGCTTGGCGCGATTCTACGAGCGTTTCCGGGCGCGGACGGCATACTGTTCGACCTCCCCGGCGCGCTGAAGCTGGCCGAGCGATCGCTGGGGCCCGAGCAGGCTCGCATTCGTTTCGAAGCCGGCGATTTTTTCGAACGCGCTCCGCAGGGCGCCAAGACATTTGTGCTGGCGCATATCTTGCACGATTGGGATGACATCAAAGCGCTGAAGATTTTGCAGAACGTCCGGAAAGTGATGCCTGCGGACGGCCGCGTCCTTATTGTTGAAGCGCTGCTCCTCGACGAGCCGAACCGTTGGAGCGCGGCGAATGTCACCGACGCGCAAATGCTGACGATGCTGCGCGGCCGCGAACGCACTGCGGCGGAATATGGGGCATTGCTGGCTCAAGCCGGTCTGAAGCTGACGCGTGTCATTCCAACTACGGCAGCTGAGTCGATTGTTGAGGCGTGCCCTTCGTCACCTGCCTAACGGGCGCTGCTCAGGACTCCGGCGCTTAGCGCCTCCGGCTAGCTTCTGATCAGGCGACGATGTTGAGTAGCTTGTCCGCGACGAATATGCGTTTGCGAACTTCTTTACCGTCGAGCTGAGCTTGAACCGGCGCCTGCTCTAGGGCCAGCGCGAAGGCTTCGTCCTTGCTGATTCCCGGAGCGACTTCCAACCGCGCGCGGATCTTGCCGTTCACTTGCACGACCAGTGTAATCGTTTCGAGCGCCATCGCGCTTTCGTTGGGTTCGAAATACCGCTCCAAATGCACCGACGTAGTGTGCCCCATGCGCTCCCAGAGCTCGTCGGCCAGATGCGGCGCAAAGGGCGCCATGATGAGCGGCAGCGCGCGCACGGCGTAGGCAACCAGCGGCGATTCAGGCGCCTCCTGCTCGAGCGCCGTCAGCGCGTTGACGTATTCGTCCAGTTTGGCGATCGTCGTATTATAATGAAAGCGGCGCGACAGCGTTTCGTCTACTGCGGACTTCGCCGCCACGTGCACCGCGCGCAGTAGCACTTTTTCTTCGGCGCTCTGCGCATCCGGAAGGTCGCCCACGTTCGCTTCTTTCGCGCGGTCCAGGAAGGGTTCGCACGCGCGCCACACGCGATTGACAAAACGCACGCGGCCGTTGATGCCCTCGTCAGTCCAGTCGCTCGTATCTTCAGGCGGCGTGACGTACAGCAGAAACAGGCGCATGGCGTCGACGCCGCGCTTGTCGACGACTTCGTCGATGCCGATCACGTTGCCGCGCGACTTGCTCATCTTCTCGCCGTTGTACAGCACGAAGCCTTGATGGAAGAGGCGCGTGATCGGCTCGTCGGCGCCGCTCACCCAGCCGCGATCGTGAAAGAACTTGTAGAAGAAGCGCGAGTACAGCAAGTGCAGCACGGCGTGCTCGGCGCCGCCGATGTATTGATCGATCGGCATCCAGTAGTTCGCTTTGGCCGGATCCCAGGGCGCGCGGTCGTTGTGCGGGTCGAGATAGCGCAGAT from Candidatus Rubrimentiphilum sp. includes:
- a CDS encoding VOC family protein yields the protein MELQPYIFFYGRCAEALEFYKKALGGTYESSLVKDSPMRDQMPPGSDERVMHATFSGKGLTFMASDGNQTKPVDPEAGNIALSLGTTDAAEGERIFNALSEDGDVKMPIAEAFWGGKFGIVVDKFGTEWMLTLP
- a CDS encoding methyltransferase, producing MKLPLALVRAATPLFVWASSVRRRVLPPQFAILELATGIWPALALRAIVKVGIPDRLARGAATPAELARDLGLHEGSVRRILKLLSGYDIVRELRDGRFELTRIGRYAASRTPGNVADFVRYVGEPWHLGPWGRLEETLRTGMPAFEIVHGSGFFEYASAHPEMGELFDNAMASVAPLHAQAVADAYDFSHASPIADIGGGSGLVLGAILRAFPGADGILFDLPGALKLAERSLGPEQARIRFEAGDFFERAPQGAKTFVLAHILHDWDDIKALKILQNVRKVMPADGRVLIVEALLLDEPNRWSAANVTDAQMLTMLRGRERTAAEYGALLAQAGLKLTRVIPTTAAESIVEACPSSPA
- a CDS encoding lysozyme inhibitor LprI family protein; translation: MMKLRALIPFALLWIVVAVAPAAAQGSAQFKACMRTAKTQLAMNMCAGNEAALRAMQMNSIYNKLVSLAAKEPGAAAKVAASQKAWAAYTDAYVEALYPASDKQGMYGSIYPMEVALARSDLIQQHIADLKALVKAYQQRK
- a CDS encoding VOC family protein; amino-acid sequence: MLGEKDAIATIAVKDLKTAAQFYGETLGLKNEGGDQTAAIMYTSGNTKVLVYQSEFAGSNKATAANWTVGADLKSVVEGLAKKGVKFEHYDMPGVTREGDIHTAGGQKIAWFKDPDGNILALLG
- a CDS encoding NAD-dependent epimerase/dehydratase family protein; translated protein: MRIMVTGGAGFIGSHVADAYLAAGHEVLVLDALWEHGGGRRQNVPQRALFVHMDIRDEGLTRIFQEFKPDVVSHHAAQASVAIGSRDPIYDAQVNVVGLLNVLENSVRNGVQKIIYASSGATFGTPERLPMNERTPQHPESPYGITKMVGEHYLRFYQKERGLDFTSLRYGNVYGPRQDPNGEAGVIAIFIAKFLTKQEVRIDWDGDQTRDYVYVRDVADINLAALEGGSGGMYCVGTNHRTSVNDIYKTLCKVSGFEPPVVHAPKRPGDARDAQFDCALAKKELGWVPRVQLRDGISETYEFFKDALPVAR
- a CDS encoding DNA internalization-related competence protein ComEC/Rec2 yields the protein MNPAPPVTMMRMQAPLILCRSSQLRYVARSPLLLLGAAAALGAAATQPLGSDVRLLVLCASVALCVWLAMTRAELGRLRAAAALALVAGGASALWHAALPAPSFKEHTARLACTILSDAAVENGNASYTCATDDGVKLAVSSRGAVPRAGTRILVRGRIEAFDAPRNPGEPDERAIQLERGISARVSGARVLRMLPDGPLSLDLVLARAHAWALEQLRLRLPEPSATILAGELWGERASLPPELRSEFQETGTVHVLVTAGLHLGVVAALVLALLRASTVPRGLACGLAIAAIWSYAVFSGAHLPALRAATMISVALTAYGFGRAARAWSMYGGALLAIALMDPQAISSASFALSFSCVGAILLCADSIDAQLERCSALPARLREALALTLATQLGTWPLTASIFLFFAPYAVFANAAVVPCVGATMILGALQLAFAPLPPLAQAAANLNGWLLAWIVAVVHSIASLPGASLAAMPPPPWSIAVYDCLLVAAVLLWKKESRTAAPALFLFGAILVAWPPRANDYRLRITVLDVGQADAIVIRTPLGHALLVDAGGRLEQGRGAESSAERVGERIVVPFLRREGVRTIDAIILSHPHGDHAGGVVPVLRALRVTEFADSGQRYPGFAYNDALALARGEHVPLVYPRAGAVWQTSDGVTLTFIGPSLPMLVGTRNDINNNSLAFILQYRSFRMLFTGDAGAEAEQRFLSEGVGLRSTVLKVGHHGSAYGSTPAFIAAVHPRYAIISVGRHNMFGHPAPQTLETLQRLGAQVYRTDANGAVTVTTDGLAVELHTMVSR